Proteins encoded in a region of the Scyliorhinus torazame isolate Kashiwa2021f chromosome 1, sScyTor2.1, whole genome shotgun sequence genome:
- the cited2 gene encoding cbp/p300-interacting transactivator 2: MADRMMMSHGRFAEGSNGLHVRRMGLSPYPQHQHAYSGLMSEHPAAATTSLLHYPGPSNVNSGGGMRHAMVPGSVSRQAAVGHLSNMPPNIRYASRQQQQQQPPHHSHPPHPQYMGPPVTSSNTSSPAAQLAASMHLQKLTNQYYGHQQHYSLTDLHPASALSHQQQQQQQYREIKHHSPSVPPSHHMSATILPPNVIDTDFIDEEVLMSLVIELGLDRIKELPELWLGQNEFDFMTDFVCKQQPSRVSC, translated from the coding sequence ATGGCCGATCGCATGATGATGAGCCACGGGCGGTTCGCGGAAGGAAGCAACGGGCTCCACGTTCGCCGGATGGGTCTGAGCCCGTACCCCCAGCACCAGCACGCCTACAGCGGACTGATGAGCGAGCACCCGGCCGCCGCCACCACCTCCTTGTTGCATTACCCCGGACCCAGCAATGTGAACTCGGGCGGCGGGATGAGGCATGCAATGGTCCCTGGCAGCGTGAGCAGGCAGGCTGCAGTTGGGCATCTGAGTAACATGCCCCCCAACATCAGGTACGCGtctcggcagcagcagcagcagcagccgcctCATCACTCgcatcctccccacccccagtACATGGGACCACCAGtcaccagcagcaacaccagcagcCCAGCTGCACAGCTGGCAGCCAGCATGCACTTGCAAAAGCTGACCAACCAGTACTACGGCCACCAGCAGCATTACAGCCTGAcggacctgcaccctgccagtgcaTTGAGCcaccaacaacaacagcagcagcagtacaGGGAAATAAAGCACCACAGTCCCTCGGTGCCACCCAGCCACCATATGTCTGCAACAATACTGCCCCCCAATGTTATAGACACGGACTTCATCGACGAGGAGGTCCTCATGTCCTTAGTTATTGAACTGGGTTTGGACCGCATCAAAGAACTACCTGAGCTGTGGCTGGGACAGAACGAGTTCGACTTCATGACTGACTTTGTTTGTAAACAGCAGCCCAGCCGAGTGAGCTGCTGA